CTGACCAAGACCTTCGGCATGCCGCTCGAGGACGAGGCGGAAAACGCCCGGATCAACGCACTGCGCGAATATACCTGAGCGGCAAAAGAGAAAGGGCCCGCCGAAGCGAGCCCTTTCCTTAATTCCAGACTGCGACGGTCAGAGACCGACCACGCCGCCGTCGTTCTTCGTGATGGCGATCGTCGCCGAGCGCGGGCGGCCGGTGGCGTTGCCCGCCTGGCTCTGCGGCCAGTTGCTGGTGATGTTCGACGGATTGCCGTTCTCGCCCGGGTGCTGGATGTTGACGAAGACGGTGCGGCCGTCCGGCGTCGAATCGATACCGGTGATCTCGCATTCCTTCGGTCCGACCAGGAAGCGGCGCAGGTTGGCGCCTGGCGCGGCGCCGATGCGGGTGGCCTGGGTGGCCGTGCCGCCGCTGAGGCTGTTGGTGATCGTCTTGGTCGTGCCGTCGCCGACCGTGCCGGGCTGCCCGCAGAGCAGCATGCAGTTTGTCACGTCGGTATAGGCGCCGTCGTCGGTCTCGATCCACAGCAGCGGCTTCACCAGACCGCTGGCGTTCTGCGGGCGGCCGAACCACAGGCCGTCGGGCGAGGACAGGTCGTTGGTGTCGTCGAGGCCCGAAAGGTTGATGTTGGCGGGATCGAGATCCTTGCCCGAGCCGAACAGGTAGATGTCCCAGGCAAAGCCCGTCGCCTCGGTGGTGTCGCCGGTTTCCTTCAGACGGATGATGTGGCCGTTGGCATTGCCGTTGGTCGCACCGCCGGTGGTCTTGGGATCGGTATAGGCGCGGGGGTTGGCCGCATCGGTCGGGTTGGTGGTGATGTTGCGCGTGCTGTTGTTGGTCAGTGTCAGGTACATCTCGCCGGTGACCGGATTGACTGCGGTCCATTCGGGCCGGTCCATCTTGGTCGCGCCGAGTGCGTCGGCGGCGAGACGGGCATTGGCGAGCACGTCGGCCTGATCGGCGAAGGCATAAGTCGCATTGGCCGCGGTCAGTGGACCGCTGCCGAAGGTCAGCGGCAGCCACTGGCCCGAACCGTCGGCGTTGAATTTGGCGACATAGAGCGTGCCGGCGTCGAGGTACTTGTCGCCGATAGCCAGGCGGCTCGTTGCCGAGGCGTCGGCCGCGGCCCAGGGGGTGTTCGAGACGAACTTGTAGAGGTATTCGTTCGTCGCGTCGTCGCCCATGTACCAAGCGGGCTTGCGGCCATCGATGAACTTGCCCGGCCAGGCGCCCTCGTGGTTCATGCGGCCCAGCGCCGTGCGCTTACGCGGCGCCTGCGTCTTGTCGTAGGGATCGATCTCGACCACCCAGCCATACTGGTAGATCTCGTTGCGGAAGTCCCCGGTGCCGTCGGCCGGCTTGGCCGGATCGAGCGTGATGTTGAACTTGGCGATGCTGGTGTCGCCAGCGGGGGCGGTCGCCGTGGTCCAGTTGAAGCTGCCGCCGTTGGCCGAGCCCTTGCCGTAGCGGGCGAGAGAGACCGCATCCTTGGTTCCGGCGCGCGCGGTGACGTCGCTGGCGTCGCGGCGGAAATAGCCGACCCAGTTCTCTTCGCAGGTCAGGTAGGTCGACCACGGCGTATAGCCGTTGGCGCAGTTGTTGACCGTGCCGCGGCCCTTGGTGCCGTCGGTCGAGAAGGCGGTCTTGAGGAAGGCCGCGCCCTTGGCCGGGCCGCTGAAGGTCGTCGGGGTCAGCGGCGTGATGCGGCGGTTGAACGTCGAGTTCTGGACGTAGCCCCAGGCGCCGCCGGTGCCCTGCGCGAATTCGATCACGCTGATGCCGTGGCACTCGACCTCCTTGAGCACCTCGTCATAGGGGCGCACGCCGCCGGGCGAAGTGGCGCCTGCGGGGTGGAGATAGGCCTGGTTGATGTTCTCGTGATTGATGCACATCACGGCGCGGGTGTTCGATGTCGGATCCGGGCTGCCCGCGGCGTTGAGGCCGAAATAGTACATGCCGTCGTGGTGGTCGCCCGCGCGCTGCGAGAAGCCGGCGTCGCTGCCGTCGTTGGCATAGGCCGAGACGCCGGTCGCGATCGGATCGCCGGTGCGATAGACCACGGTCGCGGTATAGCCGGCGGGGACGCTGACGATGTCGGCCTGGCTCTTGGCCACGGCGGTGAAGCCCAGCACGGCCGGGCTCACGGTCAACGTGGTTTCGGCCGTGGTGGTCGCACCCTTGGCGTCGCGCGCGGTGAACTGGAACTTCAGATCGGTCGCCGCGCTGACGCTGGGCGCCAGGAAGGTGACCACGCTGCCGGTAGCGTTGGTGACAGTCAGCGTGACCGTCGGTCCTGAGGTCTGGGCCCAGACCACGCCGCCGCCGGTGCCGTCGTCGGTCGCGGTTCCGGTCAGGGTGACGAGGCGGCCCGACGACGTGGCACCGGAGGAGCCCGCGGTCACTACGGGTGCAGCGTTGGCTGTGTCGTCGTCGCCGCAAGCCGTCAGCATCGAGGTGCCGAAAAGCGCCATTGTCGCGGCGCCGATCCCGCCGAACAGCGTCTGGCGGCGCGAGTAACGCTCCGCGACGATTTCGTTCAGCGAGATGTTTGCAGAGCGGTTGGTATCGACGTCGCCGTCGCTGTATCCAAAGTTGATTGTGGTGTCCGTCATCGCCCGGTCCCCATGGTTTGTTGTTAGAGGGCGAGTCGTTAGCCGGGCTCGATGACAGCTGTGCTCCAGCTCGGTGTCCGAAAAATATCCGAAATATGACCGTTTTCAGACGACGTAGGCGCGGATGAAGGTGGTCATCGCATTGTCGACCTCGGCCTCGATCGTTTCGGGCGCGAGCGAGTCGATCAGGCCCATAAGCATTCGCTGATGTTCGCCGGCCATGCACAGCGCGATGAGCTGGCGCGCGGCGATCAGCGGGTCGGCGGGGCGCAGCGACTTCCGTTCCATCGCCCCGGCGAGGAATTCGGCGAGCAGTTGCTGTGTCTGCCGCGGCGCGCGCTCGTAGAAGATTTGGCCGATCTCGGGAAAGCGGTTGGTCTCGCCCACGACCAGCCTGTGCAGCGCGATCGCTTCGGGCGAGGTCACCTTGCGCAGAAATTCGATGCAGAAGCGCCGCAGCGCCGCCTCGACCCCGTCGCGAGGATTGAGGATCAGCGAAAGCTGCGCGCGGAAGGCCTGGGTCACGCGGTCGATCACCGCGGCGAAGAGCACTTCCTTCGACGCGAAATAGCTCCACAAGGTTCCCTTGGAACCTCCGAGCGTCGCGGCGATTGCTGACATCGTGGTTCCGGCATAGCCGTGCTCGAGGAAGGACGCCGCAGCGACGTCGAGGATCGCCTCGTGCCGCGACTGGCGACGCGCTTCGCGGCGGCTCGGAGCAGGAGGAGGCGTTTCGTGCATTTCATCGTACGATATAGTACGGTTTTTCTGTTGACAAGGCACAGGGCCGCGCCCATCTCTGCCGGCATACCAGACAGTACGGTTTCCTGATGCGCCAGCCGAGTCTCTCTCTTGCCCTGCGAACCGCCGTGCCGCTGGCCGCCTTGTTGGCTGCCGCCTGCGCGCCTGTGCCGAATCTCGGTCCCAAGCCGCTGCCGCGCGCGCCGGAAACCGTCGATTCGCGCCAGAGCCTGCCCGCCACGCCTGGCGCCGCTTGGCCGGGCGACCTCTGGTGGAAGGCGATCGGCGATCCCCAGCTCGACGCCCTGATCGAGGAAGGGCTGCGTAATTCGCCCGACGTCGCCGCCGCGGCCGCGCGGTTCCGCCGCGCCGCCGGCATGGCCCAGGAAGCCCGCGGCGCAACGCTGCCCTCGCTCGACGTCGGCGGTTCGGTGGTCGAGCAGAAGCAGTCGATCAACCTCGGCTATCCCGATCAGTTCAAGGATTTCCTGCCCAAGGGTTGGCACGATTTCGGCGAGGTTAGCGCCAGCCTCGGCTACGATCTCGACATCTGGGGCAAGAACCGTGCGGCGCTCGCTGCAGCGACCTCGGAACGGCGCGCAGCCGCGATCGACGCGCAGCAGGCGCGGCTGATGATCGCGACCGGCGTCGCTGCGGCCTATGTCGATCTCGCGCGGTTGTTCGCGCTGCACGATGTCCGTCAGGGCGAACTCGACGTGCGCATCGCGAACCAGAAGCTCATCGCGGATCGTCGGGCCAACGGGCTCGAGAACCGGGGCAACGAACGCCAGGCCGATTCCGAAGTGGCCAGCGCACGCGCCTCGCTCGGCTCCGTGAACGAGCAGATCGGGCTGCGTCGCAACCAGATCGCCGCGCTGATCGGCGCGGGGCCGGACCGCGGGCTTGCCATAACCGAGCCGGCGCTTCCGACCGTCGCGGCGCGCGGACTGCCCGAGAACGTGACCACCGACCTCGTCGGACGGCGACCTGACGTCGCCGCGGCGCGTGAGCGGGTCGAAGCGGCGGCGAGCCGGATCAAGGTCGCCCGCGCCGATTTCTTTCCGGCGATCCGGCTGAGCGCGCTGTTCGGCGTCCAGGCGCTGGGGCTCGGCTCGCTGTTCGAGGGCGATTCCACCTATGGCCATGTCGGCCCCGCGATCAGCCTGCCGATCTTCCACGGCGGTGCAATCCAGGGCCAGTACCGCGGCGCGCGCGGTTCCTATGACGAGGCTGTGGCCGATTACGACAAGACGGTCGTCACCGCCTATCAGGAGGTTGCCGATGCGGTGACCAGCCAGCGGTCGATCGCGCAGCAGCTGGCTGACGCCCGGACTGCGCTGGCTGCTTCGCAGGATGCCTTCGAGATCGCCCGCCAGCGCTATCAGGGCGGGCTTTCGAACTATCTCGATGTCCTGGAAGTTCAGGATCGGCTACTGGTCGTGAAGCTTGCGGTGGCAAGCCTCGACGCCGGCCAACGAAGCGTCGAGATCAACCTGATCCGTGCCTTGGGCGGCGGCTTCGAGCCTGCCAATCTTGCTGCGCCAAACCGCATTCCCACTCCCGACAGTCTTGATACCAAGGACGAACCGCATGGCTGAAGCCAACCCCGAGGACATCCAGCAGGCCGCTGCTGCGGAGGATGAGGCTGCGATCAGGCAGGCCAGCCAGGCGGCCAAGCGCCGGATCTGGCTGACGCGGCTTGCCATCGTCGTCGCGGTCGTCGCGCTCGGCTATGCGCTCTGGTATTTCCTCGTCGGCCGCAACCACATCAGCACCGACAACGCCTATGTGAACGCCGAGATCGCGCAGGTTACGCCGCTGATCTCGGGTCAGGCGATCGAGGTGCGGGTCAAGGACACGCAGGCGGTGAAGCGCGGCGACATCCTGGTCATGCTCGACCCGTCGAACCAGAAGATCGCCGTCGCCCAGGCCGAAGCCGAACTGGCCGAGGCGCGGCGCAAGTTCCGCCAGACCGTGGCGACAAATGCTTCGCTATCGGCCCAGGTCCAGGCCCGCGGCGCGGACATCGCCCAGGCCCAGGCCCAGGTGACCGCGGCGCAGGCGGAATTTGAGAAGGCGCGCATCGACCTCCAGCGCCGCCAGGCGCTCTCGGGCAACGGCGCGGTCTCGGGCGAGGAACTGAGCTCGGCGCGACAGGCCTTCGAGAGCACGCGGGCGCAGCTCGCGCGGGCGCAGGCCGGCATAGCCCAGGCCCAGGCGACGCGCACCGCGGCGCAGGGCGAATACGAGGCCAACGACGCGCTGGTGCGCGGTTCGCGCGAGGACAACGATCCAGCGGTGCAGGCGGCCCAGGCCAAGCTCGACGCGGCGCGGCTCGATCTCCAGCGCGCGGTGATCCGCGCGCCGATCGATGGCACGGTGACCAAGCGCCAGGTCCAGCTCGGCCAGCGCGTGGCCCAGGGCACACCGATCATGACGATCGTGCCGCTGAACCAGGTCTATATCGACGCCAACTTCAAGGAGCGTCAGCTCAAGGGCGTCGAGGTCGGCATGCCGGCGACGGCGACGGCGGACATCTATGGCGGCTCGATCACCTATCACGGCAAGGTCACGGGCATCGCCGGCGGCACTGGCGCCTCGATGGCGCTGATCCCCGCGCAGAACGCCACGGGCAACTGGATCAAGGTGGTCCAGCGCCTGCCCGTGCGCATCGAGCTCGATCCCAAGGAACTGGCCGCGCACCCGCTGCGCGTCGGCCTCTCGATGGAAGTCGAGATCGACACCGCGGGCAAGTGATCGGACAATGGCCAGCAAGCCCCAATCCGCTCAGGCGCGACAGGCCGAGGAACAGACCTGGCTGTTGATCCCGCCGTCGCGCCGCATCCTTGCGGGCATGATTCTGGCGCTCAGCAACTTCATGGTGGTGCTCGACATCACCATCGCCAATGTTTCGATCCCGCATATCTCGGGCAATCTCGGTATCTCGCTCGACCAGGGCGCCTGGGTGATCACCTCCTATGCGGTGGCCGAGGCGATCTGCGTGCCTCTGACCGGCTGGCTGTCGCAGCGTTTCGGCGCAGTACGCTGCTTCATGATGGCAATGGTCGGATTCGGGATCTTCTCGTTCCTCTGCGGCAGCTCGGTGACCCTGGGCATGCTGATCGCCTGCCGGATCGGCCAGGGCCTCTGCGGCGCGCCGCTTATGCCGATGTCGCAGACCCTGCTGCTGCGGGTGTTCCCGCCGGAGAACCGGACGGCCGCGATGGGCATCTGGGCGATGACGACGCTGGCGGGGCCCGCGCTCGGCCCGATCATCGGCGGCTACATCAGCGACAACATCAGCTGGCACTGGATCTTCTTCATCAACCTGCCGGTCGCGGCCTTCTGCGTGGTCATGGGCTATCTGCTGCTGCGCCCGGTCGAGACCAAGATCAGCAAGCTGCCTATCGATGCGGTCGGGCTGGCGCTGCTGATCTTCTGGATCGGCTGCCTGCAGGTCATGCTCGATATCGGCCGCGATCACGACTGGTTCGGCGATCCCAAGATCGTCATGCTGGCGATCGGCGCGGCGATCGGCTTTTGCGTGTTCATCATCTGGGAGCTCACCGAGGAGCACCCGATCGTCAACCTGCGCATCTTCCGCAACCGCGGCTTCTCCGCCGGCGTGTTCACCCTGGCCTTCGGCTTCGGCGCGTACTTCGCCTCGATCGTGTTGATCCCACAGTGGCTGCAGAGTTCGATGGGCTATACCGCGACCAAGGCCGGGCTGATCACCGCCTTCACCGCGATCGCCGCGATCGCCGTCGCGCAGATCGCCGCCAAGATGCTCGCCTGGGCCGATCCCCGGGTGATGATCTCCTGCGCGATCGTCTGGATGGCCTTGATGACGCTGCTGCGCACCGGCTGGACCACCGGCGCGGATTTCTGGACCCTGGCGATGCCGCAGATATTGCAGGGGCTGGCGATGCCGTTCTTCATGGTGCCGCTGACCTCGGTCTCGCTGGCGGCGGTCAAGCCCGAGGAGGTGCCTAGCGCTGCGGGCCTGCAGAACTTCCTACGGACGATGGCCATCGCCGTCTCGACCTCGCTGGCGCTCACCACGATGGGCGACGCGCAGCGGGTCTCGCGCAGCGAGCTGGTGGGCAAGCTCCAGCCCGACGCCACGGTCGGCACGCTGTCGGGCATGGGCATGTCGGCCGAACAGGGCCGGCAGACGATCGCGAACCTAGTCGAGGACCAGGCGACGATGCTCGCGGTCGACCACACGTTCTGGATCACCGCCTTCGTGCTGTTCTTCGCCGCCGCGCTGGTCTGGGTTTCGCCGCGACCGAAGAAGATGCCGGCGCAGGGCGCAGGCGGGCACTAAGAGCCTTTGGATTTCCGGTAGGCTTCCGCCATCCGCGCCGCCAGGTCGGGCCGGTTGGTGGTGTGGAGCTGGCGTGCTGTCTCGACATCGATGAAATCGCCGATGGCGAGCTCTTCGGCGGAAAGCACATTGGCCTTCATCATACGCAGAGCGAAAGGCTCGCGATCCGCTAGCTCCTGGGCCAGCGCCAATACGTTGTCGTGGAGGGCATCGCGCGGAAAGAGCCGCGTGACGAGGTCGATCTTCAGTGCTTCCTCGCCGGTAAGCTTGATCGGGAAGAACAGCATCTCGCGCGCCCTGGCTCCGCCGACGATGCGATCGAGGAACCAGGGCGGTCCCATGTCGCTCGACACGCCGACACTGAGGAACGCGGTGTTGAACCGCGCTTCGGGCGTGGCGAAGCGGAAGTCGCAGGCCGCCGCCCAGCCGAGCCCGGCGCCGGCGCAACCGCCGTCGATCGCGGCGATCGTCACTTGCGGCATGGTGTGGAGCATGGCCGCCGCGTGATGGACCCGGCCTAGCTGCTCGGCTGTCACAGGCGAAGAGCGGCCGCCGTCGCCTACACCGATATCCGCGCCGACGCAGAAGTCGTTGCCCGCGCCGCTTAGGACGACGACGCGCGCGTCGCTGGCCGCGACCTCCTGCACGACACGATAGAACTCGTGGCAAAGTTCGACGGTGATGCCGTTGCGCCGCTCGGGCCGGTTGAGTGTGATGACCGTGATTGCGTCGCGCCGCTCGGTGAGGATAATGCCCTCACTCACGCGGGATTGGCCCAGTTCGGCTTGCGCTTCTGCGCGAACGCGGTCGGTCCCTCACGCGCATCGGGTCCGGTGAGCAAGCTGCGGACCTCGGGCAGGTGGAACATGTCCTTCATCGAATGCTCGACACTGTGCCCGTCGAACGACTGGACCACGGCCTTGGTCGCGGCGATGGAGGCGGGCGAGCATTCCATGATCTCGTCCGCCCAGCGCCGCGCCGTGGCCATCAGGTCGCCGGCCGGCACAACTTCCGCGACGATGCCCATGGCATGCGCGTCCTGCGCTGTGATCTTGCGCCCGGTGAGCAGCAGCGCATGCGCCCGCTTCGGGCCGAGTTCCTCGACCACGCGCTGGATGCCGCCGCCCAGCGCCGCCAGGCCGACGCGCGGTTCGGTCAGGCCGAAGCTGGCCGTGTCTGCGGCGATGACGATGTCCGAGGCGAGCGCGGTTTCGAAACCGCCGCCCATCGCCATGCCGTTGACCGCGGCGATCACCGGCTTGCGCCGGTTGAACCGCGAGACGAGGCCGGCGAAGCCCGACTCGGGCACCGGCGGCCTGCCCCCCGACGGCGCGGTGACGAGGTCGGCCCCCGCGCAGAACGCCTTGTCGCCCGCGCCGGTGATCACGGCGATCCACAGCTCGGGGTTGCGCTCGAATGCGTCGAACACCGCGCCCAGTTCATGGTTGGCATCGGTATGGAGCGCATTGCGCCGCTCGGGGCGATTGAGCGTGATGGTCATGACGTGGCCATCGACGGCGACGTCGCAGAATTCCGGGGCGAAGTCGGGCATGGCTGTCTCCTGAAATTGGAACGTTCATGTCAATATGACAGTTAAATTCCGTTCTGGTCAATCGCTAGTCCGCAAGCTCCTCAGCGTGATCGCCCGGCGCGTCTCGGCCACGGGCACGATCGAATGCTCCCATTCCCAGCGCGCTGGCCCGTCGAGCCGGTAGAGCGATCGCGGCGGCAGTGTCACAGCGCAGCGCTCGAACCCGCGGGCGAGGCGCCGGCGCATGCGTAGCACGACCGCGCTTGACAGCGACAGGCCCAGCACCGTGCCGAATTGCGGCCGGTCGCGGTGCCAGCCGATGCCGGCGCCCGGGTCGTAGCGGATCAGCAGGCCCTGGACGAAGGCTTGCGGGTCGAGGTCGGCGCGGTCGGCGGCAAGGCCGGCGATTTCGCGCAGCCATTCGGGGAAGGGCGGAGCATCGAGGACCTGCGCGGCGCCATAGTCGTAGCCGAAGCCGTAGGAGGCGGTCAGCCGCTTGCCCTCCCACTGATGGAAGCGGAACGGGGTGAGCGGCGCGGCGTCGATGGCCTCGGTCAGCGCTTGTTCTTCGGCGGGCGTGACGACGTCGTGCCAGAGCGCCATGCCCTCAGGCAGCGCTTGAACCGGTTGCTGGAAGTCTGCGAAAAGATCGCCCTGGGTGGCCATCGCTACTATATGGGAGCGATGCGGCAGGCATCTACCATCCTTACCGTTCCGACATCCGGCCGCGGCTTCACTGAGATCACGGAAGAGGTTGTCGGCTGGATCGATGGCATAGGGATCGCGGAGGGTGTGCTGACGCTGCTCTGTCGCCACACCTCGGCCTCGCTGCTGATCCAGGAGAACGCGGCGTCCGCGGTGAAGACCGATCTCGCCCGCTGGTTTGAGCACCTCGCGCCCGAGGGCGACCACTATGCCCACGATGACGAAGGCCCCGACGACATGCCCGCGCATCTCCGCGCGGTGCTGACCGGTGTGAACCTGTCGATCCCGTTGCCCGCGGCCGCATGCTGCTCGGGACCTGGCAGGGCATCTATCTCGCCGAGCATCGCCGCGTGCCGCACCGCCGAGAGGTCGCAGTCCACCTCATCGGCGAATAGAACGCTTGTTCAGCAGGCGCGAAGCTCTCTATGGAAAGTGCCAGGCAAACCGAGCGGAAGGACCGGGAGATGAGTTTCGAGCAGAGCGGCGACCTCAACATCGACAAGCGCATGGCGCAGGTCGTCGGCACTGGACCGCGTATCGAGCCGCTCCCCGAAGACAACCTTCCCCCCGAAGCCGAGGAAGCCGCGGTCGAGATTCGCGCCGCTTTCGGCCTGCCCGAGAACGGCTTCATGCCCGAAAGCTTCCGCCAGATGCTCGTCCATCCCGAGCTGTTCCGCGGCCAGATGGCGATCGGCATTGCCCTGGCCGGCAGCGCCATCCCGCCGCGCGAGCGTGAACTGGCCATCCTGCGCAACGCCTGGATCTGCGCCGCGCCCTACGAATGGGGCGAGCATGTCGACATGGGCAAGAAGCGCTGCGGCCTGACCACCGAGGAAGTCGAGCGCTGCACCCAGGGCTCGAAGGCCGAGGGCTGGAGCGACCATGAGCGTGCGATCATGAAAGGCGTCGAGGAACTCCACGCCGACTTCGCGATCTCCGACGAGACCTGGGCCGAGCTGGCCAAGACCTGGAACGACAAGCAGATGATGGAATTCCCCGTGCTGATCGGGGTCTATACGACGACGGCGATGCAGCAGAACTCGATCCGCTTCCGCCTCGACGGCAGCAATCCGGGCCTCACGCACCGCTAACATCACCCACCGCTAATCACAGAAAATTGGGAGAGACTTATGGGCCAGCCTGAAACCGGCAGCATTTCGATCGATGTTGCGGCGCGTGAAGCGCATGTCGTGGGCGATGGCCCGCGCGTGGCGCCGCGGCCTAATGCGGAAATCGATCAGGCGGCCTTCGACCTGTGCAACAAGGTCCGTGCCGGCGCAGGTGCCGGGCCGGTCACCGACATGCCCGAATACATGCGGATCATGGTCAAGCACCGCGCGCTGTTCGAGCCGAACATGATTCTGGGTGACGCGCTCTACAACGGCACGCTGCCGGCGCGCGAGCGCGAACTTGCCGTCTTGCGCTGCGGCCTGCTCTGCGGCGCGCCCTACGAATGGGGCGAGCACGTCCGCATCGGCCAGCGCTGCGGCCTGACCCCGGAGGAGGTCAACCGCGTGCTCGAAGGCTCGTCGGCACCGGGCTGGAACGAGCTTGACCGGGCCGTCCTACGCGGCACCGAAGAACTGATCGCCGACCACGTGCTATCCGACGAGACCTG
The window above is part of the Novosphingobium sp. G106 genome. Proteins encoded here:
- a CDS encoding PhoX family phosphatase yields the protein MTDTTINFGYSDGDVDTNRSANISLNEIVAERYSRRQTLFGGIGAATMALFGTSMLTACGDDDTANAAPVVTAGSSGATSSGRLVTLTGTATDDGTGGGVVWAQTSGPTVTLTVTNATGSVVTFLAPSVSAATDLKFQFTARDAKGATTTAETTLTVSPAVLGFTAVAKSQADIVSVPAGYTATVVYRTGDPIATGVSAYANDGSDAGFSQRAGDHHDGMYYFGLNAAGSPDPTSNTRAVMCINHENINQAYLHPAGATSPGGVRPYDEVLKEVECHGISVIEFAQGTGGAWGYVQNSTFNRRITPLTPTTFSGPAKGAAFLKTAFSTDGTKGRGTVNNCANGYTPWSTYLTCEENWVGYFRRDASDVTARAGTKDAVSLARYGKGSANGGSFNWTTATAPAGDTSIAKFNITLDPAKPADGTGDFRNEIYQYGWVVEIDPYDKTQAPRKRTALGRMNHEGAWPGKFIDGRKPAWYMGDDATNEYLYKFVSNTPWAAADASATSRLAIGDKYLDAGTLYVAKFNADGSGQWLPLTFGSGPLTAANATYAFADQADVLANARLAADALGATKMDRPEWTAVNPVTGEMYLTLTNNSTRNITTNPTDAANPRAYTDPKTTGGATNGNANGHIIRLKETGDTTEATGFAWDIYLFGSGKDLDPANINLSGLDDTNDLSSPDGLWFGRPQNASGLVKPLLWIETDDGAYTDVTNCMLLCGQPGTVGDGTTKTITNSLSGGTATQATRIGAAPGANLRRFLVGPKECEITGIDSTPDGRTVFVNIQHPGENGNPSNITSNWPQSQAGNATGRPRSATIAITKNDGGVVGL
- a CDS encoding TetR/AcrR family transcriptional regulator, producing the protein MHETPPPAPSRREARRQSRHEAILDVAAASFLEHGYAGTTMSAIAATLGGSKGTLWSYFASKEVLFAAVIDRVTQAFRAQLSLILNPRDGVEAALRRFCIEFLRKVTSPEAIALHRLVVGETNRFPEIGQIFYERAPRQTQQLLAEFLAGAMERKSLRPADPLIAARQLIALCMAGEHQRMLMGLIDSLAPETIEAEVDNAMTTFIRAYVV
- a CDS encoding efflux transporter outer membrane subunit; its protein translation is MRQPSLSLALRTAVPLAALLAAACAPVPNLGPKPLPRAPETVDSRQSLPATPGAAWPGDLWWKAIGDPQLDALIEEGLRNSPDVAAAAARFRRAAGMAQEARGATLPSLDVGGSVVEQKQSINLGYPDQFKDFLPKGWHDFGEVSASLGYDLDIWGKNRAALAAATSERRAAAIDAQQARLMIATGVAAAYVDLARLFALHDVRQGELDVRIANQKLIADRRANGLENRGNERQADSEVASARASLGSVNEQIGLRRNQIAALIGAGPDRGLAITEPALPTVAARGLPENVTTDLVGRRPDVAAARERVEAAASRIKVARADFFPAIRLSALFGVQALGLGSLFEGDSTYGHVGPAISLPIFHGGAIQGQYRGARGSYDEAVADYDKTVVTAYQEVADAVTSQRSIAQQLADARTALAASQDAFEIARQRYQGGLSNYLDVLEVQDRLLVVKLAVASLDAGQRSVEINLIRALGGGFEPANLAAPNRIPTPDSLDTKDEPHG
- a CDS encoding EmrA/EmrK family multidrug efflux transporter periplasmic adaptor subunit is translated as MAEANPEDIQQAAAAEDEAAIRQASQAAKRRIWLTRLAIVVAVVALGYALWYFLVGRNHISTDNAYVNAEIAQVTPLISGQAIEVRVKDTQAVKRGDILVMLDPSNQKIAVAQAEAELAEARRKFRQTVATNASLSAQVQARGADIAQAQAQVTAAQAEFEKARIDLQRRQALSGNGAVSGEELSSARQAFESTRAQLARAQAGIAQAQATRTAAQGEYEANDALVRGSREDNDPAVQAAQAKLDAARLDLQRAVIRAPIDGTVTKRQVQLGQRVAQGTPIMTIVPLNQVYIDANFKERQLKGVEVGMPATATADIYGGSITYHGKVTGIAGGTGASMALIPAQNATGNWIKVVQRLPVRIELDPKELAAHPLRVGLSMEVEIDTAGK
- a CDS encoding DHA2 family efflux MFS transporter permease subunit is translated as MASKPQSAQARQAEEQTWLLIPPSRRILAGMILALSNFMVVLDITIANVSIPHISGNLGISLDQGAWVITSYAVAEAICVPLTGWLSQRFGAVRCFMMAMVGFGIFSFLCGSSVTLGMLIACRIGQGLCGAPLMPMSQTLLLRVFPPENRTAAMGIWAMTTLAGPALGPIIGGYISDNISWHWIFFINLPVAAFCVVMGYLLLRPVETKISKLPIDAVGLALLIFWIGCLQVMLDIGRDHDWFGDPKIVMLAIGAAIGFCVFIIWELTEEHPIVNLRIFRNRGFSAGVFTLAFGFGAYFASIVLIPQWLQSSMGYTATKAGLITAFTAIAAIAVAQIAAKMLAWADPRVMISCAIVWMALMTLLRTGWTTGADFWTLAMPQILQGLAMPFFMVPLTSVSLAAVKPEEVPSAAGLQNFLRTMAIAVSTSLALTTMGDAQRVSRSELVGKLQPDATVGTLSGMGMSAEQGRQTIANLVEDQATMLAVDHTFWITAFVLFFAAALVWVSPRPKKMPAQGAGGH
- a CDS encoding enoyl-CoA hydratase/isomerase family protein, coding for MSEGIILTERRDAITVITLNRPERRNGITVELCHEFYRVVQEVAASDARVVVLSGAGNDFCVGADIGVGDGGRSSPVTAEQLGRVHHAAAMLHTMPQVTIAAIDGGCAGAGLGWAAACDFRFATPEARFNTAFLSVGVSSDMGPPWFLDRIVGGARAREMLFFPIKLTGEEALKIDLVTRLFPRDALHDNVLALAQELADREPFALRMMKANVLSAEELAIGDFIDVETARQLHTTNRPDLAARMAEAYRKSKGS
- a CDS encoding enoyl-CoA hydratase-related protein; amino-acid sequence: MPDFAPEFCDVAVDGHVMTITLNRPERRNALHTDANHELGAVFDAFERNPELWIAVITGAGDKAFCAGADLVTAPSGGRPPVPESGFAGLVSRFNRRKPVIAAVNGMAMGGGFETALASDIVIAADTASFGLTEPRVGLAALGGGIQRVVEELGPKRAHALLLTGRKITAQDAHAMGIVAEVVPAGDLMATARRWADEIMECSPASIAATKAVVQSFDGHSVEHSMKDMFHLPEVRSLLTGPDAREGPTAFAQKRKPNWANPA
- a CDS encoding alpha-ketoglutarate-dependent dioxygenase AlkB — protein: MATQGDLFADFQQPVQALPEGMALWHDVVTPAEEQALTEAIDAAPLTPFRFHQWEGKRLTASYGFGYDYGAAQVLDAPPFPEWLREIAGLAADRADLDPQAFVQGLLIRYDPGAGIGWHRDRPQFGTVLGLSLSSAVVLRMRRRLARGFERCAVTLPPRSLYRLDGPARWEWEHSIVPVAETRRAITLRSLRTSD
- a CDS encoding carboxymuconolactone decarboxylase family protein — protein: MSFEQSGDLNIDKRMAQVVGTGPRIEPLPEDNLPPEAEEAAVEIRAAFGLPENGFMPESFRQMLVHPELFRGQMAIGIALAGSAIPPRERELAILRNAWICAAPYEWGEHVDMGKKRCGLTTEEVERCTQGSKAEGWSDHERAIMKGVEELHADFAISDETWAELAKTWNDKQMMEFPVLIGVYTTTAMQQNSIRFRLDGSNPGLTHR
- a CDS encoding carboxymuconolactone decarboxylase family protein — encoded protein: MGQPETGSISIDVAAREAHVVGDGPRVAPRPNAEIDQAAFDLCNKVRAGAGAGPVTDMPEYMRIMVKHRALFEPNMILGDALYNGTLPARERELAVLRCGLLCGAPYEWGEHVRIGQRCGLTPEEVNRVLEGSSAPGWNELDRAVLRGTEELIADHVLSDETWNVFAKYWDEQQLIEFPFMIGQYVAIAYVQNTLRVPLADYNPGLSSRA